In Streptomyces hawaiiensis, one genomic interval encodes:
- a CDS encoding oxygenase MpaB family protein, with product MTGADPGLFGPESVTWQLHSDPVMWIAGVRALYLQALHPRAVRGVMQNSDFRRDAWGRLMRTAGFVGTTTYGTTEAAERAGARVRKIHRMLTATDPDTGERYGVDEPALLMWVHCAEIDSYLTVARRSGFRLTDAEADRYVAEHRESARLVGLDPDAVPGDRAAMAEYFEKVRPDLAAGPEAREVDDFLLRPPTHPLLVPAREVLWRRVAHLAYASLPPYAHELYGRPAPAPATVTRQLRLAGLLLRRVPARVRWQLPPKHILRAMARLGPGARPAPYKLGR from the coding sequence CTGTTCGGTCCGGAATCGGTGACCTGGCAGTTGCACAGCGACCCCGTCATGTGGATCGCGGGTGTCCGGGCGCTCTACCTCCAAGCCCTGCATCCACGGGCGGTACGCGGAGTCATGCAGAACTCCGACTTCCGGCGTGACGCCTGGGGCCGGCTGATGCGCACCGCCGGCTTCGTCGGAACGACGACGTACGGCACCACCGAGGCCGCCGAACGCGCCGGTGCCCGGGTCCGGAAGATCCACCGCATGCTGACCGCGACCGACCCGGACACCGGCGAGCGCTACGGCGTCGACGAACCCGCGCTGCTCATGTGGGTGCACTGCGCCGAGATCGACTCCTATCTGACTGTCGCGCGCCGATCCGGGTTCCGGCTCACCGACGCCGAGGCCGACCGCTACGTCGCCGAACACCGGGAGAGCGCCCGCCTGGTGGGCCTCGATCCCGACGCCGTACCGGGGGACCGGGCCGCGATGGCCGAGTACTTCGAGAAGGTGCGCCCGGACCTGGCCGCCGGACCCGAGGCACGCGAGGTGGACGACTTCCTGCTCCGCCCGCCGACGCACCCGCTCCTCGTACCGGCGCGCGAGGTGCTGTGGCGGCGCGTGGCGCATCTGGCGTACGCCTCCTTGCCGCCGTACGCCCACGAGTTGTACGGCAGACCGGCCCCCGCACCCGCCACCGTCACCCGCCAACTGCGTCTCGCGGGCCTCCTGCTGCGCCGTGTTCCCGCACGTGTGCGGTGGCAACTCCCGCCCAAACACATCCTGCGGGCCATGGCGAGGCTCGGCCCCGGCGCGCGTCCGGCACCGTACAAACTCGGACGATAG